The Corvus hawaiiensis isolate bCorHaw1 chromosome 2, bCorHaw1.pri.cur, whole genome shotgun sequence genome includes a window with the following:
- the TMEM45A gene encoding transmembrane protein 45A, which produces MGNFKGHALPGSFFLLFGLWWSVKYPLKYACRKNKSTCYLGSRAGFQRLEFVEGIVKAIFALIGMVAEQFVPDGPHLKLYNYEKKHWDHLMNWQHATMYLFYGISGLVDIVAHGTNALPAAMDRMMLSLAVFIEGFLFCYHLHGRTMLDVHVHQLLLFAIFGAAACIFLEVFFRGSIVLEMLRTSLCILQGSWFWQIGFVLYPPNGSPEWNQTDHTNMMFLTMCYCWHYAFAFLILAVNYTIVSWAVRSKVKQSQSMEMGLLKTSERDHESEEEI; this is translated from the exons ATGGGCAATTTCAAAGGGCATGCCCTCCCTGgaagctttttccttctttttggtTTATGGTGGTCAGTGAAGTATCCACTGAAGTACGCCTGTCGAAAAAACAAGAGCACTTGCTACCTTGGCTCCAGGGCAGGATTCCAGCGCCTGGAGTTTGTTGAGGGCATCGTCAAAGCTATCTTTGCCCTCATTG GAATGGTGGCTGAGCAGTTTGTTCCTGATGGACCTCATCTGAAGCTGTACAACTATGAGAAGAAGCACTGGGATCACTTGATGAACTGGCAACATGCCACCATGTACCTCTTCTATGGCATTTCAGGGCTGGTGGACATCGTGGCGCATGGGACCAATGCGCTGCCAGCGGCCATGGACAGGATGATGCTTTCCTTAGCAGTCTTTATTGAAG GTTTTCTCTTCTGCTACCATCTCCATGGGAGAACCATGCTGGATGTTCATGTTCATCAGTTACTGCTATTTGCTATctttggagctgctgcctgcataTTTCTGGAAGTTTTCTTCCGTGGCAGTATTGTGCTAGAGATGCTCCGTACAAGCCTCTGCATATTACAAGGCAGCTGGTTCTGGCAG ATTGGCTTTGTGCTTTATCCTCCAAATGGGAGCCCAGAGTGGAATCAGACGGATCATACTAACATGATGTTCCTGACTATGTGCTATTGCTGGCATTACgcctttgcttttcttataCTTGCGGTGAATTACACAATTGTCAGCTG GGCAGTTCGCTCGAAGGTTAAACAGTCCCAGTCCATGGAAATGGGTTTACTGAAAACATCTGAACGGGATCATGAGTCAGAAGAAGAAATTTAG